A region from the Plasmodium berghei ANKA genome assembly, chromosome: 9 genome encodes:
- a CDS encoding ATPase, putative: MKRKSPFVKKNLIKAQNTLDKFGIFKKAIGIKKEDDKEHDVNKNNMTNFTKKEDENMLKIKKEKYDGYEDNLNDIDDVDTHDGNRTDYNNTNEGKDLDKGTLKNFGDQSKDEKDRRKDVLNLKVKSKEGSDLNNSNSNVINEKEQEENPDNTNPNSLPLHKLYQPIYKEDYINEIRSKRNPLLTKILDEDLNFNLILCGPPGSGKSSLINVIKNKTHNLFITLFHLNNFNTEIRRIYDQSIINYKLSKRRMILCIKDINRLNKPQQEHLLLVLKKGYFYLLATCLYNPMNILNASLSSRCLYLYLSPYDKIELALIIKRIINKLNIEIEDNALNVIISHSSGDARVAINIIDFAIQHMRLEEMKEKEKQENKDEIEKKNDTMIKQVKVKRYNEYFSEGSNAEPSKKIIQINNIKNFLQNFPCNDNKLDHYNFISGLHKSIRAGNVKAAILYLTKSLKNGEDPLYICRRLIRIASEDIGIANHKVLSVCVNTHYACKAIGMPECQTALIYAVIVLCRSSKSNYIYVVEKNAKKICNEYSFDVPFHLRNTSNRYIYTNQPEILTFEEHIKKYKAVQKYLPDYIENVEVLPEI; this comes from the coding sequence AAGAACAtgatgtaaataaaaacaatatgactaattttacaaaaaaggaagatgaaaatatgttgaaaataaaaaaagaaaagtaTGATGGATATGAAGACAACCTAAATGATATCGATGATGTAGATACTCACGATGGAAATAGAACAGactataataatacaaatgaaGGCAAGGACCTCGATAAAGGAACCCTAAAAAATTTTGGTGATCAATCAAAAGATGAAAAGGATAGAAGAAAGGACGTGCTTAACTTAAAGGTGAAATCAAAAGAAGGATCggatttaaataattcaaatagtaatgtaataaatgaaaaggAGCAAGAAGAAAATCCAGATAACACAAACCCCAATAGCTTGCCATTACATAAACTATATCAACCGATTTATAAAGaagattatataaatgagaTAAGAAGTAAAAGAAATCcattattaacaaaaatattagatgaagatttaaattttaatttaattttatgtgGTCCACCAGGTTCTGGTAAATCATCTCttataaatgtaataaagaataaaactcacaatttatttataactttatttcatttaaataatttcaaTACTGAAATACGAAGGATATATGATCAAtctataataaattataaattgtCTAAAAGACGAATGatattatgcataaaagatataaatagaTTAAATAAACCACAACAAGAGCATTTACTAttagttttaaaaaaaggctatttttatcttttagctacttgtttatataatcctatgaatatattaaatgctTCATTAAGTTCTAGAtgcttatatttatatttgagtccatatgataaaattgaaTTAGCTTTAATCATtaaaagaataataaataaattaaatatcgAAATTGAAGATAATGCATTAAATGTTATAATCAGCCATTCTTCTGGGGATGCAAGAGTGGCCATAAACATTATTGACTTTGCTATACAACACATGAGATTAGAAGAAATGaaagaaaaggaaaaacaggaaaataaagatgagatagaaaaaaaaaatgatacaaTGATAAAACAAGTGAAAGTAAAAAgatataatgaatatttcAGTGAAGGATCTAATGCTGAACCGagcaaaaaaattatacaaataaataatattaaaaactttttacaaaattttccatgtaatgataataaattagatcattataattttatatcaGGTTTACATAAAAGTATAAGAGCGGGAAATGTAAAGGCagcaatattatatttgacAAAATCGTTAAAAAATGGAGAAGAcccattatatatatgtagaaGATTAATAAGAATAGCATCTGAAGATATTGGAATTGCAAATCATAAAGTTTTATCAGTTTGTGTTAATACACACTATGCATGTAAAGCTATAGGAATGCCTGAATGCCAAACAGCTCTAATATATGCTGTTATTGTTTTATGCAGATCCTCAAAAAgtaactatatatatgttgttgaaaaaaatgcaaaaaaaatatgtaacgAATACAGTTTTGATGTACCTTTCCATTTAAGAAATACTTCaaatagatatatatacaccAATCAGCCAGAAATTCTTACCTTTGAAGAgcatataaagaaatataaagcTGTTCAAAAATATCTACCCgattatatagaaaatgttGAAGTGCTCCCAGAAATATGA